In Mucilaginibacter auburnensis, the genomic stretch TAAGTATTTTTGGTATGACCATCTCTGTATTGATGACCGGTGTTGGTATAGTGGCGCTGGCCGGTGTGGTTGTGCGTAATGGTATATTACTTGTTGAGTTTACAGATCTGTTAATGTCACAGGGACAAAACCTACATGATGCTGTAGTAGAAGCCGGCCGTACACGTATGACCCCTGTAATACTTACCGCAACCGCTGCTATATTGGGTTTAATACCGTTGGCTGTCGGTTTTAATATTGATTTTGCCGGTTTGTTTACTCATTTTCAACCGCACATTCACTTTGGTGGTGATAACGTTGCATTCTGGGGGCCGTTATCATGGACAATGATATTTGGTTTGGGTTTTGCCACCCTCATCACATTAATACTTGTACCATGTTTGTATATACTTCACTACAGGCTTAAACAAAGACTGTTCGGTAAAAAGAAAGAAGTTACCAAAGCAGAGTTAGCAGTTTAGGCTGACATAAGTAATAGCAATTAAAAAGAACCATCTTCCATATCAGAAGATGGTTCTTTTGTTTTAGGAATGATTATTGCAACTACTCGCCAAAGCATTAACCATGGCAAAACACAGTACAATTAAACCGTTAAAACAGGTATTCGGTATAGGTATATTGGCAGGCATGCGTTCGGCAGCTGCGCCGGCGATAGCCGGACACATATTGAGCGAACACAGGGGAAGGAGATTCAGACAGCACCCTGTCGGATCTTTCTCTTCTATAGCTATTGCCGACGTTTTGAAGATTATGGCTTTAGGAGAGTTTTTAGTTGATAAATTGCCTTTTACACCCAAACGTACAAAACCAGTGTCGGTTGCTGTTCGCTGCTTGTCGGGCGCGCTGGCTGGTGCAGGCATCTTTGAAGCCGCGGGTAAAAAGGCCTTAACAGGAGCCGTTTTAGGTTGTGTAGCAGCCGGACTCTCTACTTTTAGTAGTTTTTATTTACGAAAAGCTCTTTCTCGCACAGGTGCCGGAAATTTTATATCAGGTATAGTTGAAGATGCTTTTGTTGTAAGCGCAGGCATTAAGTTGGCTCAGTCTGCATAATTTGTGTGTAATATTTATGAGTTATAACGCGCATTTTGTTATATGCCACAGAATATTTGATACTTTTGTTTAAAAAGTCAGTTTAAGTAAAAGGTATTGAATGAGTTCAGCAATTGATCAGCAGGATATAAAGCGGGAAAAGATATTAGAAGCAGC encodes the following:
- a CDS encoding DUF4126 family protein, which translates into the protein MAKHSTIKPLKQVFGIGILAGMRSAAAPAIAGHILSEHRGRRFRQHPVGSFSSIAIADVLKIMALGEFLVDKLPFTPKRTKPVSVAVRCLSGALAGAGIFEAAGKKALTGAVLGCVAAGLSTFSSFYLRKALSRTGAGNFISGIVEDAFVVSAGIKLAQSA